One window of Paraburkholderia sprentiae WSM5005 genomic DNA carries:
- a CDS encoding DNA-binding protein, with the protein MAREPSITQEQVSRAAEAIRDSGSKPTARAIRERLGAGSMATVLKFYQAWAEAQVRPSDPPVVLPPPLQKGLLDFVAAEVARSKSELNGELDAANQANEDLIRENERQALVVDNLTSALETAHADKATLAGQLREVEAERDVARQEATAERQAAEAARTELAKALLRLESMPRLEKELDELRQELQQERDARFASEQTAAVAGAKLEGALQAKAAADTAQSRAVDEMTAAREELKAAHALNAQLQADLLAAVRPASAKPMTRKPLKPQTAQKKA; encoded by the coding sequence ATGGCACGCGAGCCCAGCATCACGCAGGAGCAAGTCAGTCGCGCCGCTGAGGCGATCCGCGATTCTGGTAGCAAGCCGACCGCGAGAGCGATCCGCGAGCGGTTAGGTGCTGGCTCGATGGCGACCGTACTCAAGTTTTACCAGGCGTGGGCGGAGGCGCAGGTACGTCCGTCCGATCCTCCCGTAGTTCTGCCACCGCCCCTTCAAAAAGGCCTCCTGGACTTTGTTGCCGCCGAAGTGGCGCGCAGCAAGTCGGAGTTGAACGGTGAACTGGATGCAGCAAATCAGGCGAACGAAGATCTGATTCGGGAGAATGAGCGGCAAGCGCTTGTTGTCGATAATCTCACTAGCGCGCTAGAAACGGCGCATGCGGACAAGGCAACACTGGCGGGGCAGCTTCGGGAAGTGGAAGCTGAGCGCGACGTTGCACGGCAGGAGGCGACGGCGGAACGACAGGCGGCCGAAGCCGCCCGGACGGAGCTTGCGAAGGCACTGTTACGCCTCGAAAGCATGCCGCGACTCGAAAAGGAACTTGACGAACTACGGCAGGAACTCCAACAGGAGCGCGACGCGCGGTTTGCCTCTGAGCAAACGGCCGCGGTCGCCGGTGCAAAGCTAGAAGGCGCGCTTCAGGCTAAAGCTGCGGCAGATACCGCGCAGTCCCGCGCGGTGGATGAGATGACCGCTGCGCGCGAGGAACTAAAAGCGGCACACGCGTTGAACGCGCAACTACAAGCCGATCTTCTCGCCGCAGTGCGGCCGGCGTCGGCCAAACCAATGACGCGCAAGCCGCTGAAGCCGCAGACCGCACAAAAGAAAGCTTGA